The following coding sequences lie in one Gouania willdenowi chromosome 5, fGouWil2.1, whole genome shotgun sequence genomic window:
- the LOC114462999 gene encoding ras-related protein rab7, with the protein MENIKVTGATLKIVLIGNSGVGKSSLINRFVYHRFTNMYRSTIGSDLLFKTVHLEDQSVTLQMWDTAGMERFQSLGPPLYRGAHCCILVFDVTSGVSFSALDGWRKEFLIQGEPENPSDFPFIVLGNKTDMRDREVSRGKAFQWCEEIGGDYFEVSAKADVDVEKSFLRAAQRGLQQYKKHTLENTGHFQITCKQPSETCNTC; encoded by the exons atGGAGAACATAAAGGTCACTGGTGCTACACTGAAGATAGTCCTGATAGGAAACTCTGG GGTTGGAAAGTCGTCACTGATAAACCGATTTGTGTATCATCGTTTTACCAACATGTACCGGTCGACTATTGGAAgtgatttactttttaaaacagttcatCTAGAAGATCAGAGTGTAACTCTACAg atgtGGGACACTGCTGGTATGGAGAGGTTCCAGTCCCTGGGCCCTCCTCTCTACAGAGGGGCCCACTGCTGTATCCTGGTGTTTGACGTCACATCTGGGGTCAGTTTCTCTGCTTTGGACGGATGGAGGAAAGAGTTCCTGATCCAGGGAGAACCTGAAAACCCCTCTGACTTTCCATTTATTGTCCTGGGAAACAAAACTGACATGAGAGACCGTGAG GTATCTCGTGGAAAGGCGTTTCAATGGTGTGAGGAAATCGGTGGCGACTACTTTGAAGTCAGCGCTAAGGCGGACGTAGACGTGGAGAAGTCGTTTCTGAGAGCGGCTCAGAGAGGTTTACAACAG tacaaaaaacacacattggaaAATACAGGACATTTCCAGATAACCTGCAAACAGCCAAGTGAAACTTGCAACACCTGTTGA